CGACCAGCGGATTAACCGCTGTCGGGAGTATTGGCAAATATATTTTAGATAATTTGGATACAACGGTTTCTTCCCGCGCTCCGGCGTCTACGGCTTTGAGCACTTCAACTTGGAGCAATGAGCGGGCAGTCTATCTGGATTATCTTGACACCGATCTCAAGTTTTTGATTTCCAGCTCCACCGCCGATACTATTCCGGCCATCGGCAGTGTTGTCTGGAATATCGGCAGTTCCACTTCCGCGACCAGCACAATTGATATGTTCGGCTGGTTTAAAAATATTTACGGTTATACCGCGGCTGCGACAAGCATCGGCAGTTCCGATTCGGCCACCAGCACCGAGGATATGTTCGGCTGGTTTAAAACAATCCAAGACTATACGGCCGCGTCTTCCACCGCCCCGAAGAGTTCAACTTGGACTGACAGCCGGGCCGGATATTTGGACTCTCTGGCGAAGTCCGGCTATGACTCAAGCTCTTTTACCGCTGATCAAGACGGCAATATTTTGGAATTGCTGAAATATATGAATAACCGCAATATGTTTTCCGTGGTTAATCAGAAAAACGGCTCGGCGGTTGGGGGAACGGACGCGGCTTTCTGGACACAAGCTTTAGGCGGAGTGGATGATTATAATGACGGAGGCAGTATGCCAACTGATAGTTTCACCGCTTCCTGGACGACCTGCACGGCCGCTAACAATTATTGCAAGACCGGGGATTCGGTTGCTTGCGCGGGCGATGTCTGCCGCCAGGATAACAGCACCGGCCTTATTTGGTCGGATTATATGGGCGCAGGCGCGTCCTACACTTGGTTTGCCGCCAATAACTGCTACGCGCCGGATACCGCTGAAAATCCCGGCACTTGCGTGAATGATGATGATGACGCCTGCCAATGCGTTAAAAAAGCCAGCAGTAAGACCGGCTGCGAGTCCTTGGGAGACGGTCTTTGGAGATTGCCTTATCAGAAAGAATTGATGCAGGCCTATATAGACGGCTCTTGGGGAAATTTACCCCACGCCGGCAGCACTTTCTGGTCATCCACTACTATATCCAATGCTACCCAGTACGCCTGGTACACGTATCTGCACGGTGGCTACACGACCAACAACCTTAAGACCAATACCTTACAAGCGCGGTGCGTCCGCTAGCCCTGGCAACTTTGGTTATTTGGGGATTTGGGTTATTTTATTATTTAATATCTTAAAACTTAAAGCATGAAACTTAAAGCATGAAACCTAAAACTTGAAACATGGAACATGTCATGAAAAATTAAAATCTAAAATGAATGAGTATGCTTATTTGAGGATTACGATGAAGCGCTGGAATTAGCGGAAGATATTGGGGCTA
This is a stretch of genomic DNA from Patescibacteria group bacterium. It encodes these proteins:
- a CDS encoding DUF1566 domain-containing protein encodes the protein MRKTLQKKKINIFRKSVSGKDLLLSALVVILSLPTVYVVARAGSLTPTASPGATMHSLLEMAAKDTGNTFDRATDSLEAISEALAGLAAGVWDNATSGLTAVGSIGKYILDNLDTTVSSRAPASTALSTSTWSNERAVYLDYLDTDLKFLISSSTADTIPAIGSVVWNIGSSTSATSTIDMFGWFKNIYGYTAAATSIGSSDSATSTEDMFGWFKTIQDYTAASSTAPKSSTWTDSRAGYLDSLAKSGYDSSSFTADQDGNILELLKYMNNRNMFSVVNQKNGSAVGGTDAAFWTQALGGVDDYNDGGSMPTDSFTASWTTCTAANNYCKTGDSVACAGDVCRQDNSTGLIWSDYMGAGASYTWFAANNCYAPDTAENPGTCVNDDDDACQCVKKASSKTGCESLGDGLWRLPYQKELMQAYIDGSWGNLPHAGSTFWSSTTISNATQYAWYTYLHGGYTTNNLKTNTLQARCVR